In one Arthrobacter sp. TMP15 genomic region, the following are encoded:
- a CDS encoding ATP-dependent DNA ligase — MSRSDEQLVKIAGRRLKVSNLEKVMYPETNTTKADVMSYYAAVAHVLLPQASRRPATRKRWVNGVGTTTDPGHAFLRKDLEDSAPDWVPRGRIQHRNHNNTYPMANEPAVLAWFAQLAALEIHVPQWRFTLDGTASNPDRMVLDLDPGEGAGLRECAQTAQLCRELLTDMQLESFPVTSGSKGIHLYIPLDGSYDSAQVSDVAHELARSLEADHPHLIVSDMKKSLRPGKVLVDWSQNSEAKTTVCPYSLRGQLRPTVAAPRTWQEIADPELRQLEYQDVIERVNADIDPIGAIGWREFSGIDRLKIYRAMRDGDKTPEPVPVETTSVKASDEPRFVIQEHHASRLHWDFRLEHSGVLVSWAVPKGPPLDFDDNRLAVMTEDHPLAYVSFEGIIPKNQYGAGIVKIWDSGSCVLEKWREGKEVIAVLYGKIDGGLGGIPRRYALIKTGGMGAKKNWIIHLMKEQPTPGSERATNHIVPGAGVRPPKRTTILDVGPSSAVIRTQNSADLPRPMLASAGTPLDLKTGHRWAYEMKWDGMRAIVGITDAVRLVSRNGNNVTAQYPELQELASLASSGIVLDGEIVVLNASGKPDFGLLQKRMKLTKKHEIDKAARDTPVHLMLFDVLQLAPCTSDGTPRSLIRESYDTRRTALFDAVTEGSHVHLPPAHSGSVEEAFATSRYLKLEGVIAKRTDGRYLPGKRSKVWIKFKHELHQEVIVIGWHKGSGSRQNTLGSLLLAVNDGGQLSYVGRVGTGFSSRDLAEAVIMVGKLERKTSPVAEVPAADRSDVVWTSPQLVGEVKYVERTPGNRLRHPTWRGWRPDKSADEVRWEEPTDAAPPSSGKNKN, encoded by the coding sequence ATGTCCCGTTCCGATGAACAACTCGTGAAAATTGCCGGCCGTCGCCTCAAGGTCAGCAATCTTGAAAAGGTGATGTATCCGGAGACGAACACCACGAAGGCTGATGTTATGAGCTACTACGCGGCAGTCGCGCACGTGCTTCTTCCTCAAGCATCGAGGCGGCCCGCAACCCGTAAACGTTGGGTCAATGGAGTTGGCACAACCACGGATCCCGGCCACGCGTTTTTACGCAAAGATTTAGAAGACTCCGCACCTGATTGGGTACCTAGAGGACGAATACAACATAGGAACCACAACAACACCTACCCCATGGCCAATGAACCAGCAGTTCTTGCGTGGTTTGCTCAATTAGCCGCACTAGAAATTCACGTCCCACAATGGCGCTTTACTCTAGACGGGACAGCTTCGAATCCGGACAGGATGGTGTTGGACTTGGACCCCGGCGAAGGGGCAGGTCTTCGCGAGTGCGCTCAAACGGCCCAGCTGTGTCGTGAACTACTAACGGACATGCAGCTGGAATCTTTCCCCGTCACCAGCGGATCAAAAGGCATCCACCTTTATATCCCGCTGGACGGCAGCTATGATTCAGCACAGGTCTCTGATGTGGCCCACGAACTAGCTAGATCTTTGGAAGCCGACCACCCGCATCTCATTGTTTCCGACATGAAAAAGTCGCTGCGTCCTGGAAAAGTTCTGGTGGACTGGAGCCAAAACAGTGAAGCAAAAACGACGGTTTGTCCCTATTCGCTACGGGGCCAACTCCGTCCAACCGTCGCTGCGCCACGAACTTGGCAGGAAATTGCTGATCCAGAACTCCGCCAGCTCGAGTACCAGGATGTTATAGAGCGCGTTAACGCTGACATTGATCCTATCGGTGCCATTGGTTGGCGCGAATTTTCTGGTATTGACAGACTCAAGATATACCGGGCAATGCGCGACGGAGATAAGACACCCGAGCCAGTTCCAGTCGAAACGACCTCTGTGAAGGCATCTGATGAACCACGTTTTGTTATTCAGGAACATCATGCCTCACGGCTACATTGGGACTTCCGTTTGGAGCACTCAGGAGTACTCGTTTCTTGGGCTGTCCCCAAGGGACCGCCTCTAGATTTCGACGATAACCGGCTAGCCGTCATGACAGAAGACCACCCGTTGGCCTACGTTTCTTTCGAAGGCATCATCCCAAAAAACCAATACGGGGCTGGCATAGTCAAAATCTGGGACTCAGGGAGCTGTGTGCTAGAAAAATGGCGCGAAGGAAAAGAAGTCATTGCGGTTCTGTACGGTAAAATTGACGGCGGATTGGGAGGGATCCCGCGCAGATATGCATTGATCAAAACCGGTGGAATGGGAGCAAAAAAGAACTGGATTATCCATCTTATGAAGGAGCAGCCAACCCCCGGCAGTGAGAGAGCCACGAATCACATTGTTCCCGGTGCCGGAGTCCGCCCACCAAAGCGAACGACGATTCTGGATGTAGGCCCATCATCGGCGGTGATCAGGACACAGAACAGTGCAGATCTACCCAGACCAATGCTGGCCTCTGCTGGAACACCGCTGGACCTGAAAACCGGGCATAGATGGGCTTACGAAATGAAATGGGATGGGATGCGGGCGATCGTTGGTATCACCGATGCGGTGAGACTCGTCAGCAGAAATGGCAATAACGTGACAGCCCAATATCCCGAGCTGCAGGAACTCGCCTCATTGGCATCGAGTGGCATCGTGCTTGATGGAGAAATTGTCGTTCTCAACGCTTCAGGCAAACCCGACTTCGGTCTGCTACAAAAACGAATGAAACTCACCAAGAAACATGAGATCGACAAAGCCGCCCGTGACACTCCTGTACATCTGATGTTGTTTGATGTTTTGCAACTTGCTCCTTGTACATCAGACGGCACCCCAAGGTCCCTCATCCGTGAATCCTATGACACAAGACGCACGGCCCTCTTTGACGCTGTTACGGAAGGAAGCCACGTACACCTGCCGCCTGCGCACTCCGGATCCGTCGAAGAAGCATTCGCAACGAGCCGCTATCTGAAACTGGAAGGAGTGATAGCGAAACGAACAGACGGACGCTACCTCCCCGGAAAACGCAGTAAAGTTTGGATCAAATTCAAGCACGAACTCCACCAAGAAGTCATCGTCATCGGATGGCACAAAGGCTCTGGATCCCGCCAAAACACACTGGGTTCATTGCTACTGGCCGTTAACGACGGCGGGCAGCTCAGCTACGTGGGCAGGGTCGGTACCGGATTTTCCTCACGAGACCTCGCAGAGGCTGTCATCATGGTCGGAAAGCTTGAACGAAAGACCTCTCCCGTCGCGGAAGTCCCCGCAGCGGACCGAAGTGATGTCGTTTGGACGAGCCCTCAGTTAGTAGGAGAGGTCAAATATGTGGAGCGCACGCCCGGTAACAGGCTCCGGCATCCGACGTGGCGTGGCTGGCGTCCCGATAAATCCGCAGATGAAGTCCGGTGGGAGGAACCAACCGACGCTGCTCCTCCGAGCTCGGGAAAGAATAAGAACTAA
- a CDS encoding Ku protein, with protein sequence MRSIWTGSIAFGLVNVPVKAYGATDDHDVNLHQVHDADGGRIRYQRRCEVCGKKVEYEDIDKAYEDGDRTVVLTDEDMESLPAGKNREIEVVQFVPNEQIDPIMLERSYYLEPDSKSPKAYWLLVKTLENTELTAVVKFALRQKTRLGALRVREKVLILQGILWSDEVREADFAMAAGKSRISAQEMKMSSALVEQFSDDFKPSEFKDEYQLELRTLIDEKLKHGETVDTAATFGDQESTDIDSHGDADNVIDLMEALKRSIDNKHTGQIKTAAKKSSVKKTKNKKSSTKNIETSKPKRSKNHTSAYHGEKTTKRKKGA encoded by the coding sequence ATGAGATCAATTTGGACTGGTTCGATTGCCTTCGGTCTAGTTAACGTTCCTGTTAAGGCCTACGGTGCAACCGACGACCACGATGTTAACCTGCATCAGGTTCATGACGCGGACGGGGGCCGGATCAGGTACCAGCGGCGTTGTGAAGTATGTGGCAAGAAAGTCGAGTACGAGGACATAGATAAGGCCTACGAGGACGGCGACCGAACAGTTGTACTGACGGACGAGGATATGGAGTCGTTGCCGGCAGGAAAAAACCGTGAGATCGAAGTGGTCCAGTTTGTTCCCAACGAACAGATCGATCCCATTATGCTTGAACGCAGCTACTATCTTGAGCCTGATTCAAAATCTCCCAAAGCATACTGGCTACTAGTTAAGACGTTGGAAAATACCGAACTGACAGCAGTAGTAAAATTTGCGCTGCGCCAAAAGACGCGACTAGGTGCGCTTAGGGTGAGGGAAAAAGTTTTGATTTTGCAAGGCATTCTTTGGAGCGACGAAGTACGCGAAGCTGATTTCGCTATGGCGGCAGGAAAATCCAGAATTAGCGCACAAGAGATGAAAATGTCGTCAGCACTCGTAGAACAGTTCAGCGACGATTTCAAACCCAGCGAATTCAAAGACGAATACCAACTGGAATTGCGCACCCTCATCGATGAGAAGCTCAAGCACGGTGAGACAGTGGACACTGCGGCAACATTTGGCGACCAAGAATCTACAGACATAGATTCGCATGGCGACGCCGACAACGTCATTGACCTGATGGAGGCCTTGAAACGAAGTATCGATAATAAACACACGGGACAGATCAAAACGGCAGCTAAAAAGAGTTCTGTCAAAAAAACGAAAAATAAAAAGTCATCAACAAAGAACATCGAGACTTCAAAACCAAAACGGTCGAAAAACCACACATCTGCCTACCATGGTGAGAAGACTACCAAACGAAAAAAAGGTGCTTGA
- a CDS encoding alcohol dehydrogenase catalytic domain-containing protein, with protein MKALTWQGKRNIQYTEVQDPRIQEPTDIIIKVTSAAICGSDLHLYELLGPYMHAGDIVGHESMGIVTEVGSAVSRVKVGDRVVIPFNVSCGHCWMCQRGLQSQCETTQVRSEGKGAEFLGYSELYGSVAGGQAEFLRVPHGDYGAMVVGNELPDHRYLFLSDILPTAWQGVDYANVPDGGTLAVFGLGPVGQLAARIGVYLGHRVIAIDPVAERRAMAVRHGVEVLDFSKDVAAELQEMTKRGPDSVLDAVGMEAHGSKGAKLMQATTGLLPDQVAQKAMETVSVDPTSVLHAAISAVRRGGTISLSGVYAGQATPMPLVQMFDKQIQLREGQCNVRSWTEKLLPFTNDADDPLGLDDLVTHTVPLSRGPEMYETFQKKQDGCIKVVLEP; from the coding sequence ATGAAGGCCCTGACTTGGCAAGGTAAACGGAATATCCAGTATACCGAGGTGCAGGATCCACGGATTCAAGAACCTACGGATATCATCATCAAGGTTACTTCCGCGGCTATTTGCGGTTCGGACTTGCACCTCTATGAGCTGTTAGGCCCGTATATGCATGCAGGGGACATCGTTGGGCATGAATCAATGGGCATTGTCACAGAAGTTGGCTCCGCGGTTTCTCGGGTCAAAGTGGGGGATCGCGTTGTTATTCCGTTCAATGTCTCTTGCGGCCATTGCTGGATGTGCCAACGAGGTTTGCAGTCCCAGTGTGAGACTACCCAGGTTCGCAGTGAAGGCAAAGGTGCAGAATTCCTTGGGTACTCCGAGCTGTATGGCAGCGTTGCTGGTGGGCAGGCAGAATTCTTACGTGTGCCCCACGGTGATTACGGGGCCATGGTGGTCGGTAATGAACTGCCCGACCACCGGTATTTGTTTCTCTCGGACATCCTCCCCACTGCGTGGCAGGGAGTTGATTACGCAAACGTGCCTGACGGCGGGACACTAGCTGTCTTCGGCCTGGGACCTGTCGGGCAGCTCGCGGCCCGGATAGGTGTTTATTTGGGCCATCGAGTGATCGCGATTGATCCGGTGGCCGAACGGCGCGCTATGGCAGTTCGGCACGGTGTGGAAGTACTCGATTTTTCCAAAGATGTTGCTGCAGAGTTACAGGAGATGACGAAGCGCGGACCAGATTCTGTTCTGGATGCTGTCGGTATGGAGGCGCATGGATCGAAAGGCGCAAAATTGATGCAGGCCACTACTGGATTGTTACCGGACCAAGTGGCGCAAAAAGCCATGGAAACTGTTTCGGTGGATCCCACATCGGTTCTTCATGCAGCTATTTCGGCGGTGCGCCGTGGCGGGACAATTTCGCTTAGTGGCGTTTATGCTGGCCAAGCGACTCCTATGCCTTTGGTGCAGATGTTCGACAAGCAAATACAGTTGCGTGAGGGTCAGTGCAATGTTAGGAGTTGGACTGAGAAACTTCTTCCTTTCACGAATGATGCTGATGATCCGTTGGGCCTCGATGACTTGGTGACCCATACCGTACCTCTCTCACGAGGCCCGGAGATGTACGAAACGTTCCAGAAGAAACAAGACGGCTGTATCAAAGTCGTGCTCGAACCCTGA
- a CDS encoding DUF6480 family protein, whose protein sequence is MGSNPDPDPVDGRITGLEPGGGVPPGETPPGEGSVAEPVKPEIAPLAGKVINKIWLVIIGLGVLLALLFFVGRIFGAFALLGSS, encoded by the coding sequence ATGGGCAGCAATCCAGATCCAGATCCTGTAGACGGAAGAATTACTGGCCTTGAACCAGGCGGTGGAGTTCCTCCTGGAGAAACCCCACCTGGGGAAGGCTCTGTCGCAGAACCCGTAAAACCGGAGATAGCGCCTTTAGCCGGAAAAGTCATCAATAAGATTTGGCTTGTAATCATAGGACTGGGTGTGCTGCTGGCACTGTTGTTCTTCGTAGGACGCATTTTTGGAGCTTTTGCTCTGCTGGGCAGTAGCTAG
- a CDS encoding ISL3 family transposase gives MNELTLVHLDAATTIFNLDDYRVLETQILSFGQRRIQIASTAESGCPGCGVIGTRRHSGRQQRVKDIPIAGPVEVVWAKRRLFCDETLCPRKTFFEATIEVPARARTTSRLRSALVRAVIDSGRAATETATAHGVSWWLVQKALSVAATKLPNVDLLRPRMLGIDEHRFRSVRFFKNTETNAWQRIEPWMTTIVDLDTGQILGVVDGRDHTGVGAWLIQRPLEWRLGVQVVAIDPSAAFRKALRMWLPRTAVSVDHFHLIQLANQALTEVRQQLSHQVRGRRGRAVDPAWAHRMLLLRAGDSLSEPARVRLEKVFATDDPTGKLKTAWDVKEQVRTLLRTGSLEDAEIAKDHLERLVKESNQPETTRLWRTICRWWKEIEVLIVTGATTGKVEANNTSIKHIKRTGRGFVNSANYTTRIMLRSAARTAVNHP, from the coding sequence TTGAACGAGCTTACTTTGGTGCACCTTGATGCTGCCACCACGATCTTCAATCTGGACGATTACCGTGTACTTGAAACCCAGATCCTGAGTTTTGGCCAACGAAGAATTCAGATAGCAAGCACCGCCGAATCCGGGTGTCCTGGCTGCGGGGTCATTGGCACCCGTCGCCATTCTGGCCGGCAGCAACGAGTCAAGGACATCCCCATCGCCGGTCCGGTGGAGGTTGTTTGGGCCAAGCGGCGACTGTTCTGCGACGAAACATTGTGCCCTCGCAAAACGTTCTTTGAAGCCACGATCGAGGTCCCGGCCAGGGCACGCACCACGAGCCGACTCCGTAGTGCTCTCGTGCGAGCAGTCATTGACTCTGGCCGCGCCGCAACGGAAACCGCCACTGCCCACGGGGTGTCGTGGTGGTTGGTTCAGAAGGCGTTGAGTGTGGCAGCAACCAAACTTCCCAACGTCGATCTGCTGCGGCCAAGGATGCTCGGCATTGATGAACACCGCTTCCGATCCGTCCGCTTCTTCAAGAACACAGAGACCAACGCGTGGCAGCGGATTGAACCGTGGATGACGACGATTGTTGACCTGGATACCGGGCAGATCCTTGGTGTTGTTGACGGCCGAGACCACACCGGGGTCGGTGCATGGCTCATCCAGCGGCCCCTGGAGTGGCGCCTCGGCGTTCAAGTTGTCGCGATCGATCCCTCAGCAGCTTTTAGAAAAGCGCTGCGGATGTGGCTGCCCCGCACCGCCGTTTCCGTGGATCATTTCCACCTCATCCAGCTCGCCAACCAGGCGTTGACAGAAGTCAGGCAGCAGCTTTCCCATCAGGTGCGTGGGCGTCGTGGCCGAGCCGTGGACCCAGCCTGGGCACACCGAATGCTGCTCCTACGAGCCGGTGATTCACTTTCCGAGCCAGCCCGGGTGCGGTTGGAGAAGGTCTTCGCCACCGACGATCCGACAGGGAAACTCAAGACCGCGTGGGACGTAAAAGAACAAGTGCGAACACTGCTGCGCACGGGGTCGTTGGAGGACGCCGAGATCGCTAAAGACCACCTTGAACGCCTCGTCAAGGAATCCAACCAACCTGAGACGACTAGGCTTTGGCGGACCATTTGCAGGTGGTGGAAAGAGATCGAAGTCCTCATCGTCACCGGCGCCACCACGGGAAAAGTAGAAGCCAACAACACCAGCATCAAACACATCAAGCGGACCGGCCGCGGCTTCGTCAATAGCGCCAACTACACGACTCGTATTATGCTCAGGAGCGCCGCCAGAACAGCGGTGAATCATCCATGA